One Brachyspira pilosicoli P43/6/78 genomic window carries:
- a CDS encoding ATP-binding protein, translating to MNKVFLILSLVVFAVSCSNNSGDGTTKASNSTSGAQYKKEAMGITIEGLAAPESVKFRNGKLYIANLGDPNAPKDGFIIVANEDGSNPTKLFEGELDSPKGFSFLTDDIIIIPDQVNDSSMTGNLVLANVKENKIITKLPIEGSKFLNDTVVIDPTTVALTDTGASTVHFVKVDNNSALSIASSVTGVVGANGILLDNGVLYIAGSTFGGDANGGDIYTLNIDGTGLTKWTASRLGAGALDGIAIANGKLYVSDWGVDMANNNACIYVFDLNTKEQLEKIEGSLSGVADIDLVDNVIYIPELSTSLIKKVQL from the coding sequence ATGAATAAAGTTTTTTTAATTTTATCATTAGTAGTATTTGCAGTTTCTTGTTCAAATAATTCTGGAGATGGAACAACTAAAGCTAGCAACAGCACTTCAGGAGCTCAATACAAAAAAGAAGCTATGGGAATAACAATAGAAGGATTAGCAGCACCTGAAAGTGTTAAGTTTAGAAATGGTAAATTATATATAGCAAATTTAGGTGACCCTAATGCTCCTAAAGATGGATTTATTATTGTTGCTAATGAAGATGGTTCTAACCCTACAAAACTTTTTGAAGGTGAGTTAGACAGCCCTAAAGGTTTTTCTTTCTTAACTGATGATATTATTATTATTCCTGACCAAGTTAATGACAGTTCTATGACAGGTAATTTAGTATTAGCTAATGTTAAAGAAAATAAAATAATCACTAAACTTCCTATAGAAGGTTCTAAATTCTTAAATGATACAGTAGTTATAGACCCTACAACAGTAGCTTTAACTGACACAGGTGCTTCTACAGTTCATTTTGTAAAAGTAGATAATAACTCAGCTTTATCTATTGCTTCATCAGTAACAGGAGTAGTTGGTGCTAATGGTATATTATTAGACAATGGAGTATTATATATAGCAGGAAGTACATTTGGCGGCGATGCTAATGGCGGAGATATTTATACTTTAAATATAGACGGTACAGGATTAACTAAATGGACAGCTTCAAGATTAGGTGCTGGTGCTTTAGATGGTATAGCTATTGCTAATGGCAAATTATATGTTTCTGATTGGGGTGTTGATATGGCTAATAACAATGCTTGTATATATGTATTTGATTTAAATACTAAAGAACAATTAGAAAAAATTGAAGGTTCTTTATCTGGTGTAGCTGATATTGATTTAGTTGATAATGTTATATATATACCTGAACTTTCTACAAGTTTAATTAAAAAAGTACAGCTATAA
- a CDS encoding RrF2 family transcriptional regulator, whose amino-acid sequence MKINTKLSVATHIVLCIAFFENEGTTSNLIAKSVKTNPAIIRRILLKLQDAEIVETTKKGSKLIKDEKDITLLSIYKAVFTEEERGLFNFHHPNHVCPVGCAMFDVLGEEFNNVREDFEKSLSKITIKKIADEVRKKKKAFGFYE is encoded by the coding sequence ATGAAAATTAACACAAAATTATCAGTTGCCACACATATAGTTTTATGCATAGCCTTTTTTGAAAATGAAGGAACAACATCAAATTTAATTGCTAAAAGCGTAAAAACTAACCCTGCCATAATAAGAAGAATTCTATTAAAACTTCAAGATGCTGAAATAGTTGAAACTACTAAAAAGGGAAGCAAACTTATAAAAGATGAAAAAGATATAACATTACTCTCAATATATAAAGCAGTATTCACAGAAGAAGAGAGAGGTTTGTTTAACTTTCATCACCCTAACCATGTATGTCCAGTGGGATGTGCTATGTTTGATGTACTTGGGGAAGAGTTTAATAACGTAAGAGAAGACTTTGAAAAATCATTATCTAAAATAACTATAAAAAAAATAGCAGATGAAGTGAGAAAAAAGAAAAAAGCATTTGGATTTTATGAATAA